In Pseudomonas fluorescens, a genomic segment contains:
- a CDS encoding ankyrin repeat domain-containing protein, translating into MLFFLAKFFLFPDEVKREKLQLVFDQHDAAYQVYGYDRRAKASCTDLYQATEERSFDKVRELVEHGADPNRKEQHGWTPFMLSVANGDREIVDLFLRYGADVNVVNNLGRSALNFASRYGFLDLVEKLVFAGADINGSVGGYNGSPLMAAIENRHEDVAMFLIEIGADVGLVGPRDKTALRCAEENELGQIASMIRNNLNRG; encoded by the coding sequence ATGCTATTTTTTTTGGCTAAATTCTTCTTATTTCCTGATGAGGTGAAGAGGGAAAAGCTGCAGTTAGTATTCGATCAGCATGATGCCGCGTATCAGGTCTATGGTTATGATCGTCGTGCAAAAGCAAGTTGTACGGATTTGTACCAGGCCACTGAAGAGCGGTCGTTTGATAAGGTTCGCGAGCTTGTTGAGCATGGGGCTGATCCTAACCGTAAGGAGCAGCATGGGTGGACTCCCTTTATGTTAAGCGTTGCAAATGGCGATCGTGAAATAGTTGACTTGTTTTTGCGGTACGGTGCGGATGTTAATGTTGTTAATAATTTGGGGCGATCTGCATTAAATTTTGCTAGTCGATACGGATTTCTCGATTTGGTAGAGAAGTTGGTGTTTGCAGGTGCAGATATCAATGGATCCGTCGGGGGATATAATGGCTCACCCCTTATGGCTGCTATAGAAAACAGGCATGAAGATGTTGCCATGTTCTTGATTGAGATCGGCGCAGATGTAGGTCTTGTGGGGCCACGAGATAAAACCGCTTTGCGTTGCGCTGAAGAAAATGAGCTAGGTCAAATAGCTAGCATGATAAGAAATAACTTAAATCGTGGTTAA
- a CDS encoding M48 family metalloprotease — MNALKLICLLVIVPLLLAALGGWERERAGEAAAWLINYQADVSATRQTLNTLATQNPTALIDLGEEKIGIQPALERLDKITSELPTAQRINSGMRTLAPWVTGLGLLAALIGVAALAGTQWAGRRARQSREKLLQVFALGSRLLPYVLVSHVVAMATTVALALSFEGLAMWHIGRLGRGEFKLMAVLAVIAAFCLYSIWLLLKQSRHMLGMFKPEPLEMFGAVVTPAQAPALWRDVNTLAGKLGALSPDHIVVSLTQGFYVTSSEAHVQPAHTTLHGRTLHVPLLYLGLLSRDEIGAVIGHELAHFAGEDTEYSLRFLPIYDGVNRSLAVLLDTLLASDLIQEWLMRPSFLFGVFFMQRFDQAVNHWSRERELLADAAGARLVGNGAAASALLRVSVLQPLIEDALLALCDSASEEDLPAAALAALQGRELQVPPQALEIHQPHPTDSHPSNGERLQALAVSPDDALHSAIRFMDAHVANGQIDAYFSAPRTLREQLSRDLIDVAVTENTAHTALLETLATSTDGERELHEGGRWRGVLMAVCAVPFVGLGLAIMSQPWLAPERLKSNTLSAIGAGAAIAVIALIFLWLGVRRFKRAPQVALRLTPKHFVFANLAQPLPIEHIAGVTLQFMQGIWVTVELTPEAPLPERRKTAFGVPGARINKKKRQVLLQMAQLCIDNQKLEPYEGLSLMLDYVNASLARKILQHRED, encoded by the coding sequence ATGAACGCCCTGAAACTGATCTGCCTGCTGGTGATTGTCCCGCTGCTGCTCGCCGCTCTGGGCGGTTGGGAGCGTGAGCGGGCGGGTGAGGCTGCCGCGTGGTTGATCAACTACCAGGCCGATGTCAGCGCCACTCGGCAAACCCTGAACACCTTGGCGACGCAAAACCCTACGGCCCTTATCGACCTGGGCGAGGAAAAAATCGGCATTCAGCCGGCGCTCGAGCGGCTGGATAAAATCACGTCCGAACTGCCCACCGCTCAACGTATCAATAGCGGCATGCGCACCCTGGCGCCGTGGGTGACGGGGCTGGGCCTGCTGGCGGCGTTGATCGGTGTGGCGGCGCTGGCCGGCACACAGTGGGCGGGGCGGCGTGCGCGGCAGTCGCGGGAAAAACTATTGCAGGTGTTCGCCCTCGGCAGCCGCTTGTTGCCCTACGTGCTGGTGAGCCATGTGGTGGCGATGGCGACGACGGTGGCGCTGGCCTTGAGTTTCGAAGGCTTGGCGATGTGGCACATCGGTCGATTGGGTCGCGGCGAGTTCAAGCTGATGGCCGTGCTGGCGGTGATTGCGGCGTTCTGCCTGTATTCGATCTGGCTGCTGCTCAAACAATCGCGGCACATGCTGGGTATGTTCAAACCCGAGCCGCTGGAGATGTTCGGGGCGGTGGTGACGCCCGCGCAGGCGCCGGCGCTGTGGCGCGACGTGAATACGTTGGCCGGCAAGCTCGGCGCGCTGTCACCGGACCATATCGTGGTGAGCCTGACCCAAGGTTTTTACGTGACCTCCAGCGAGGCCCACGTGCAACCGGCGCATACCACGCTGCATGGGCGCACCTTGCATGTGCCGCTGCTGTACCTCGGCCTGCTGAGCCGCGACGAAATCGGCGCGGTGATCGGCCATGAGCTCGCACACTTTGCAGGGGAAGACACCGAATACAGCCTGCGCTTCTTGCCGATCTACGATGGGGTCAATCGCAGCCTGGCGGTGCTGCTGGATACCCTGCTGGCCAGTGACCTGATCCAGGAGTGGCTGATGCGGCCGTCATTCCTGTTCGGCGTGTTTTTCATGCAGCGCTTTGATCAGGCGGTCAACCATTGGAGCCGCGAGCGCGAGTTGCTGGCGGATGCCGCAGGTGCGCGCCTGGTCGGCAATGGCGCGGCGGCTTCAGCGCTGTTGCGCGTGTCGGTGTTGCAGCCGCTTATCGAGGACGCGCTGTTGGCCTTGTGTGACTCAGCCTCGGAAGAGGATCTGCCCGCCGCCGCCCTGGCCGCGCTGCAAGGCCGTGAACTGCAGGTGCCGCCACAAGCGCTGGAGATTCATCAGCCTCACCCGACCGACTCGCACCCGTCGAATGGCGAACGCCTGCAGGCGCTTGCCGTGTCGCCGGATGACGCCCTGCACAGCGCCATACGGTTCATGGATGCGCACGTTGCAAATGGGCAAATCGACGCTTATTTCAGTGCGCCGCGCACGCTGCGTGAGCAGTTGTCGCGCGACCTGATCGACGTGGCGGTCACCGAAAACACCGCGCACACGGCGTTGCTGGAAACCCTGGCCACATCGACCGACGGCGAACGTGAACTGCATGAAGGTGGGCGTTGGCGTGGCGTGCTGATGGCGGTGTGCGCCGTGCCTTTTGTGGGGCTCGGCCTGGCCATCATGAGCCAGCCCTGGCTGGCCCCGGAACGTTTGAAAAGCAACACGTTGTCGGCGATCGGCGCCGGGGCGGCAATCGCTGTTATCGCGTTGATCTTTTTGTGGCTGGGTGTGCGCCGTTTCAAGCGCGCACCGCAGGTCGCGTTGCGCCTGACGCCGAAGCATTTTGTGTTCGCCAACCTGGCACAGCCGTTGCCGATTGAGCACATCGCCGGTGTCACCCTGCAATTTATGCAGGGTATCTGGGTGACCGTGGAGCTGACGCCGGAAGCGCCCTTGCCTGAACGGCGCAAAACCGCATTCGGCGTGCCGGGCGCGCGCATCAACAAGAAGAAACGTCAGGTGTTGTTGCAGATGGCGCAGTTGTGCATCGACAACCAGAAGCTCGAACCCTATGAGGGCTTGTCACTGATGCTCGACTATGTGAATGCCTCCCTCGCCCGCAAGATTTTGCAGCACCGCGAGGACTGA
- a CDS encoding OprD family porin: protein MLKQRMGLIALGILSATQAMANDQEQSKGFVDDSHLNIAARNAYISRDYKNGKQDKAEWGQGFIGKFESGFTQGTVGVGVDVIGQYAIRLDGGKGRSGAGGIDFFKQGDSGEAANDLAKGGAAVKARISNTVIKYGQQMPAVPVLEYDNSRLLSETYEGTSIVSKEIAGLQLDAGHFTKEARKSAEGSDSGRLKSIDYIGGSYKFTESLSAALYASDMQDVLKKQYVNVNYVLALPEQQSLTFDFNGYKTKLDRSFALENQGDADARDNKIWSLGATWAVGPHSFTVAHQRSTGDTGYLYGGYRNAGGVGDGGNTILLANSYWSDFNGKDERSWQVGYGLDFSTFGVPGLTYNVAYVRGTNIDDGSNRGNGTEREIFNQFKYVVQSGPAKDLSLRARASWLRVSNNADQYNVGGNEVRLFADYPINVF from the coding sequence ATGTTGAAGCAACGGATGGGTCTGATTGCTCTGGGGATTTTGAGCGCCACTCAGGCCATGGCAAACGACCAGGAGCAATCCAAGGGTTTCGTAGACGACAGCCACCTGAACATCGCGGCACGCAACGCCTATATCAGCCGTGACTACAAGAATGGCAAGCAAGACAAAGCCGAATGGGGCCAAGGCTTTATCGGCAAGTTCGAGTCCGGCTTCACCCAAGGCACCGTCGGTGTAGGTGTGGACGTCATCGGCCAATACGCTATCCGTCTGGACGGTGGTAAAGGTCGCAGCGGCGCGGGCGGTATCGACTTCTTCAAACAAGGCGACAGCGGCGAAGCCGCCAACGACCTGGCCAAGGGCGGCGCAGCCGTCAAGGCGCGCATCTCCAACACCGTGATCAAATACGGTCAGCAGATGCCAGCCGTGCCGGTTCTGGAATACGACAACTCGCGCCTGCTGTCGGAAACCTACGAAGGCACCTCGATCGTTTCCAAAGAGATCGCCGGTCTGCAACTGGACGCCGGTCACTTCACCAAAGAAGCGCGCAAGAGCGCCGAAGGCAGCGACAGCGGCCGCCTGAAAAGCATCGACTACATCGGTGGTAGCTACAAATTCACCGAAAGCCTGTCCGCTGCGCTGTACGCTTCCGACATGCAAGACGTGCTGAAAAAGCAATACGTCAACGTCAACTACGTGCTGGCCCTGCCAGAGCAACAGTCGCTGACCTTTGACTTCAATGGCTACAAAACCAAGCTGGACCGCAGCTTCGCCCTGGAGAACCAAGGTGACGCCGACGCCCGCGACAACAAAATCTGGAGCCTGGGCGCCACGTGGGCCGTTGGCCCGCACAGCTTCACCGTCGCTCACCAGCGCAGCACCGGCGACACTGGCTACCTGTACGGCGGCTACCGCAACGCCGGCGGCGTCGGCGATGGCGGCAACACCATCCTGCTGGCCAACTCCTACTGGTCTGACTTCAACGGCAAGGACGAGCGCTCCTGGCAAGTCGGCTACGGCCTGGACTTCAGCACCTTCGGTGTGCCGGGCCTGACCTACAACGTGGCCTACGTGCGCGGTACCAACATTGACGACGGTTCCAACCGTGGCAATGGCACCGAGCGCGAAATCTTCAACCAGTTCAAGTACGTCGTCCAGAGCGGCCCGGCCAAAGACCTGAGCCTGCGTGCTCGTGCGTCCTGGTTGCGTGTTTCCAACAACGCCGACCAGTACAACGTCGGCGGTAACGAAGTCCGTCTGTTCGCTGACTACCCGATCAACGTTTTCTAA
- a CDS encoding LysR family transcriptional regulator: MELRHLRYFIAVAEELHFGRAAQVLGISQPPLSQQIQALEQEVGARLFERTNRRVELSEAGRLFLHEARLVLAQVDKAADVARRAQLGELGELKIGFTSSAPFNSSIPQAIFAFRQAFPAVHLNLQEMSSTEVAESLVDESIQVGLMRPLPLPDSLSVIELMREPLVAVLNAGHPLVDDSERGLHLAQLAQEPFVFFPRTYGSGLYAQLLNLARDAGFSPHFAQEAGEAMTIIGLVAAGLGVSVLPASYQRIRIDGVVYRTLLDQEAVTAVWLVQRKGAQTPMAKAFVALLVASGLP; the protein is encoded by the coding sequence ATGGAATTACGTCACCTGCGGTACTTCATCGCCGTCGCCGAGGAACTGCATTTTGGCCGTGCGGCGCAGGTGCTGGGCATCTCGCAGCCGCCGCTGAGCCAGCAGATCCAGGCGCTGGAGCAGGAGGTGGGGGCGCGGTTGTTTGAGCGGACCAATCGTCGGGTCGAACTGAGTGAGGCGGGGCGCCTGTTCCTGCACGAGGCGCGGTTGGTGCTGGCCCAGGTCGACAAGGCGGCGGATGTGGCGCGACGGGCGCAGTTGGGTGAGCTGGGGGAGTTGAAGATCGGCTTTACCTCGTCGGCCCCCTTCAACTCCAGCATCCCCCAGGCCATCTTTGCCTTTCGCCAGGCGTTCCCGGCCGTGCACTTGAATCTGCAGGAAATGAGCAGCACCGAGGTGGCGGAGTCGCTGGTGGACGAGTCGATCCAGGTGGGTTTGATGCGCCCGCTGCCTTTGCCCGATTCGCTGAGTGTCATCGAGCTGATGCGTGAGCCCCTGGTCGCGGTACTCAACGCCGGACACCCGTTGGTGGACGACAGCGAGCGCGGCCTGCACCTGGCGCAACTGGCGCAGGAACCGTTTGTGTTTTTCCCGCGCACCTACGGCAGCGGTCTGTATGCGCAACTGCTCAACCTGGCCCGCGACGCCGGTTTCAGCCCGCACTTCGCCCAGGAGGCGGGGGAGGCGATGACCATCATCGGCTTGGTGGCGGCGGGGCTGGGGGTGTCGGTGCTACCGGCGTCGTACCAGCGCATACGTATCGATGGCGTGGTCTATCGCACCTTGCTCGATCAGGAAGCGGTGACAGCGGTGTGGCTGGTGCAGCGCAAGGGCGCGCAAACACCGATGGCGAAGGCGTTTGTGGCGTTGTTGGTGGCGAGCGGCTTGCCCTGA
- a CDS encoding MFS transporter — translation MDEVVAQLNDAYIEKGTPMFMRTVLALFSGGFATFALLYCVQPMMPALSQEFSINAAQSSLILSVSTAMLALGLLITGPISDTLGRKPVMVAALFCAALATIASGLMPTWQGILLMRALVGLSLSGLAAVAMTYLSEEIHPQHIGLAMGLYIGGNAIGGMSGRLIIGVLIDFVSWHTAMLIIGGLALIAATVFWKILPESRNFRASSLKPRSLVNGFVMHFKDAGLPWLFLEAFLLMGAFVTMFNYIGYRLLADPYDLSQAVVGLLSLVYLSGIYSSAKIGSLADRLGRRRVLWGTIVLMLAGMALTLFTPLWLVVPGMLIFTFGFFGAHSVASSWIGRRAVKAKGQASSLYLFCYYVGSSIAGTAGGFFWHFAGWNGIGAFIVALLVDALLVALKLAKLPPLASA, via the coding sequence CTGGATGAGGTGGTAGCCCAGCTCAACGACGCGTACATCGAAAAAGGCACGCCGATGTTCATGCGCACGGTGCTGGCGCTGTTCTCCGGCGGCTTCGCAACCTTTGCCCTGTTGTATTGCGTGCAGCCCATGATGCCGGCGCTGTCCCAGGAATTTTCCATCAACGCGGCCCAGAGCAGCCTGATCCTGTCGGTGTCCACCGCCATGTTGGCCCTGGGCCTGCTGATTACCGGGCCGATCTCCGACACCCTGGGGCGCAAGCCGGTGATGGTCGCGGCGTTGTTCTGCGCAGCCCTGGCCACCATCGCCAGCGGCTTGATGCCGACCTGGCAAGGGATCCTGTTGATGCGCGCGCTGGTGGGGCTGTCCTTGAGCGGCCTGGCCGCCGTGGCCATGACTTACCTGAGTGAAGAGATCCACCCCCAACACATCGGCCTGGCCATGGGCCTGTATATCGGCGGCAACGCGATTGGCGGCATGAGCGGGCGCCTGATCATCGGCGTGCTGATCGACTTCGTCAGCTGGCACACCGCAATGCTGATCATCGGCGGCCTGGCCCTGATCGCCGCGACCGTGTTCTGGAAGATCCTCCCCGAATCGCGCAACTTCCGCGCCAGCAGCCTCAAGCCGCGCAGCCTGGTGAACGGCTTTGTCATGCACTTCAAGGACGCGGGCCTGCCGTGGTTATTCCTTGAAGCCTTCCTGCTGATGGGTGCATTCGTGACGATGTTCAACTACATCGGCTACCGCCTGCTGGCCGACCCGTATGACCTGAGCCAGGCCGTGGTCGGCCTGCTGTCGCTGGTGTACCTGTCGGGCATCTACAGCTCGGCCAAGATCGGCTCCCTGGCCGACCGCCTCGGCCGCCGCCGTGTGCTGTGGGGCACCATTGTACTGATGCTCGCCGGCATGGCCCTGACCCTGTTCACCCCACTCTGGCTGGTGGTGCCCGGCATGCTGATCTTCACCTTCGGCTTCTTCGGCGCCCACTCGGTGGCCAGCAGCTGGATCGGGCGCCGCGCGGTGAAGGCCAAGGGGCAGGCGTCGTCGTTGTACCTGTTCTGCTACTACGTAGGGTCGAGTATCGCCGGTACGGCGGGCGGGTTCTTTTGGCACTTTGCCGGGTGGAACGGCATCGGTGCCTTCATCGTGGCGCTGTTGGTCGACGCGCTGCTGGTGGCGTTGAAGCTGGCGAAGCTGCCGCCATTGGCCTCGGCTTGA
- the gspM gene encoding type II secretion system protein GspM: MKGLQTWKALSPRDRFLLKGLTVFVIGVLAFQMLWQPSRQRVTSVERHYQQQLALAQQVNSTQPQRALPVAGQPLASTINDSAEAAGLKVQQIEVQNEQLRLTLSGDAHALLKWLAELERDAGAFQTLTLEKRGSHLEARLVL, translated from the coding sequence ATGAAGGGGCTCCAGACCTGGAAAGCGCTGTCGCCACGTGATCGGTTTTTGTTGAAAGGACTGACGGTATTCGTGATCGGTGTGCTGGCCTTCCAAATGCTGTGGCAGCCCAGCCGACAACGTGTGACCAGCGTCGAGCGCCATTACCAGCAGCAACTGGCGTTGGCGCAGCAGGTCAACAGCACTCAACCCCAACGCGCCTTGCCGGTGGCAGGGCAACCGCTAGCCTCGACCATCAACGACAGTGCCGAAGCGGCGGGGCTGAAGGTGCAGCAGATCGAGGTGCAAAACGAGCAGTTGCGCCTGACCCTCAGCGGCGATGCACACGCTTTGCTCAAATGGCTTGCGGAACTGGAGCGCGATGCGGGCGCTTTCCAGACGCTGACGCTGGAAAAGCGCGGCAGCCACCTGGAGGCACGCTTGGTGCTTTAA